The following proteins are co-located in the Gloeocapsa sp. PCC 7428 genome:
- a CDS encoding ATP-binding protein has translation MSQDEMTEQVFAGDSEMARLMRSHDWSQTSLGTVAGWSQSLRSALSICLNSRFPIAIYWGQDFTLLYNDAWRPIVGNKHPWALGCPGRAVWSEIWDEIGPELAGVLATGEGTFHKDELLSMHRFGYTEECFFEYTFNPIQGQSGVEGVFNIVTETTYRVLNERRTRLLREVASRTATARTAEAACALMVETFKSDAADLPFSLLYLVSQDEKQAHLCGSTELHSDSFISPTTVNLATPEATDGWLISLAVQTAQPQMINDLPSRFGVLPGSPWAEPPQEAMILPIVATGQGKVTGVLVAVASPRRRLDDSYRDFLEQVAGQIALAIANARSYEAERKRAEALAELDRAKTVFFSNVSHEFRTPLTLMLSPLEELSSMLDGQLQPDQREQLQLIQRNGLRLQKLVNTLLDFSRIEAGRVQASYKPTDLATYTAELASVFRSLIERAGMTLEIDCPTLPEPVYVDREMWEKIVLNLLSNAFKFTFTGSITVQLQPVGDSVELSVTDTGVGIPEAELPRLFERFHRVSETRSRTYEGSGIGLALVQELVKLHSGTIRVRSKVDCGTTFTIAIPFGSDHLPIERIEATRTLTSTALGANPYVTEASRWISDVAIESPMALASEDSLSVPAAFMDSSIATARILLADDNADMRDYLKRLLSQQYEVEAVADGRAALTAIRQRIPDLVLSDVMMPNLDGFELLRSLRSDPTTQEIPLILLSARAGEEARIEGLQAGADDYLIKPFSARELLARVEATLKLAQLRREATQREQDLRQAAETAQQAAEAAYAQIDQILDRMTDAFVALDRDWRIIYQNTEAERLNRKPRSQIIGKTHWEEWTASVGTNVEYQYRRAMAEQVPVHFEHRYYSPPDYDIWLEIHAYPSEQGLGIFYRDITDRKRAELNDQFLNQLDIRLRQLPTAEAMAEETVNSIGEFLNVAHCLWSVIDLDQGLAIVEHDWRQPGIPSLVGTHRISDFILPSLIDLYQAGQPAVAPDITTYPYTAPFSEHLLSLNIYAFLSIPCIHEGRWVAMLFVNSTTVRQWRSDEVTLLQEVVARLWSLIEYTRAVQELRQSEAQFRQLADAMPQQVWMTDAQGLTQYVNQQWTDYTGLTIEQTHDIRYVTQVIHPDDFEATSERWQTALMTGMPYQAEFRLKHQATDAYRWFLSRAIAIRNEQGQIVQWFGTSTDIEEFRRAQAEREQLLAREQMAREQAETANRIKDEFLAVLSHELRSPLNPILGWSKLLQQGKLDATKTKTALDTINRNAQLQVQLIDDLLDISRILRGKLSLNVLPVDLSAVISAALETVHLAAEAKSIDLRFTILDSGLEENPKSQVLGDAGRLQQVIWNLLSNAVKFTPHGGRVEVKLATDEIDTSSASPVSKSVAQITVSDTGKGIKPDFLPYVFEHFRQEDGATTRKFGGLGLGLAIARQIVEMHGGQIYVESPGEEQGATFTVQLPLAAHLSELPSSEASSPATSDLNGICILVVDDEADSREIVAFVLEQAGAVVTSASSGIEALQIIEQSAPDVIVSDIGMPEMDGYMLLQQIRSLDLHSDSIEQGKRIPAIALTAYAGEYDRQQAIAAGFQQHIPKPVDPETLVSAICTLCSGSSNSETG, from the coding sequence ATGAGTCAGGATGAGATGACGGAACAGGTTTTTGCAGGCGACAGTGAGATGGCAAGACTCATGCGATCGCATGATTGGTCACAAACATCCCTGGGGACGGTTGCAGGTTGGTCGCAGAGCTTGCGATCGGCATTGAGCATCTGCCTCAATTCTCGCTTTCCCATTGCGATCTACTGGGGGCAAGACTTCACCTTACTTTACAACGATGCTTGGCGACCAATCGTCGGTAACAAACATCCCTGGGCGCTCGGTTGCCCTGGGCGTGCGGTTTGGTCTGAAATTTGGGATGAGATCGGACCGGAGTTAGCAGGCGTTTTAGCGACAGGTGAAGGCACGTTTCACAAAGATGAACTGTTGTCGATGCACCGCTTTGGATACACTGAAGAATGTTTTTTTGAGTACACGTTCAATCCAATTCAGGGACAAAGTGGTGTTGAGGGCGTATTTAACATTGTCACCGAAACGACCTATCGCGTGTTGAACGAACGGCGCACTCGTCTACTCCGGGAAGTGGCATCTAGAACCGCAACTGCGAGAACTGCTGAAGCCGCGTGTGCCCTAATGGTCGAAACATTCAAATCTGATGCGGCTGACCTGCCTTTTTCGCTGCTTTACCTGGTGAGTCAGGATGAGAAACAGGCTCATCTCTGCGGTAGCACTGAGTTGCACTCAGACAGTTTCATCAGTCCAACAACTGTAAATCTTGCAACACCAGAGGCGACAGACGGTTGGTTGATCTCGCTTGCGGTTCAGACTGCCCAGCCGCAGATGATCAATGATTTACCCTCCCGCTTTGGAGTATTGCCTGGGAGTCCTTGGGCGGAACCCCCGCAGGAAGCAATGATATTGCCTATTGTTGCCACTGGACAAGGCAAGGTAACTGGGGTGCTGGTTGCGGTTGCCAGTCCACGCCGCCGATTAGATGATAGCTACCGTGATTTTCTGGAACAGGTGGCTGGACAGATTGCCCTGGCGATCGCCAATGCCCGCTCTTATGAAGCAGAACGCAAACGCGCTGAAGCACTCGCCGAACTCGATCGCGCCAAAACTGTCTTCTTCAGCAACGTTTCTCACGAATTCCGCACGCCGCTAACGCTGATGCTGAGTCCGCTGGAAGAACTCTCCAGTATGCTTGATGGGCAACTTCAGCCTGATCAGCGCGAACAGTTGCAACTGATTCAACGAAATGGTTTGCGCTTACAAAAGTTAGTCAACACCCTGCTAGATTTCTCTCGGATCGAAGCCGGAAGAGTGCAGGCATCCTATAAACCGACCGATTTGGCAACCTATACGGCTGAGTTGGCAAGCGTGTTTCGATCGCTCATTGAACGCGCCGGAATGACCCTAGAGATTGATTGCCCAACGTTGCCAGAGCCTGTGTATGTCGATCGCGAAATGTGGGAAAAGATTGTGCTCAATCTCCTCTCAAATGCGTTCAAATTTACGTTTACAGGGAGTATCACGGTTCAATTACAACCCGTTGGCGATTCAGTTGAATTGAGCGTTACAGATACAGGAGTAGGCATTCCTGAAGCGGAACTTCCCCGCTTGTTTGAACGATTCCATCGCGTCAGTGAAACACGATCGCGGACCTATGAAGGGTCAGGCATCGGGCTGGCTCTAGTCCAAGAACTGGTGAAACTGCACAGTGGAACTATTCGCGTTAGGAGTAAAGTCGATTGCGGCACCACCTTTACGATCGCGATTCCCTTTGGCTCAGATCATCTCCCTATCGAACGGATTGAAGCCACTCGCACGCTTACCTCAACCGCGTTAGGCGCAAACCCCTACGTCACTGAAGCATCGCGCTGGATATCCGATGTAGCGATTGAGAGTCCTATGGCTCTAGCCTCAGAAGACTCCCTTTCTGTTCCTGCTGCCTTTATGGATTCCTCTATAGCAACAGCAAGAATTTTGCTAGCCGACGATAACGCCGATATGCGGGATTACTTAAAGCGTCTGTTGAGCCAGCAGTATGAGGTAGAAGCGGTTGCGGATGGCAGGGCAGCATTGACGGCGATTCGTCAGCGAATTCCCGATTTGGTGTTAAGCGATGTAATGATGCCCAACCTGGATGGGTTTGAGTTGTTGCGATCGCTCCGTTCTGATCCCACCACTCAGGAAATCCCGTTAATTCTGCTGTCAGCAAGAGCGGGTGAAGAAGCCCGAATTGAAGGCTTGCAAGCAGGAGCCGATGACTATCTAATCAAGCCTTTTTCTGCCCGTGAACTATTGGCACGCGTGGAGGCAACCTTGAAACTGGCGCAACTGCGACGAGAAGCTACCCAACGAGAGCAGGATTTACGGCAGGCAGCAGAAACTGCCCAACAAGCGGCAGAGGCAGCCTATGCCCAGATCGATCAAATACTAGACCGGATGACCGATGCGTTTGTCGCCCTCGATCGCGACTGGCGGATTATTTACCAAAATACCGAAGCAGAACGGCTCAACCGCAAGCCACGCTCGCAAATTATTGGCAAAACCCACTGGGAGGAATGGACGGCTTCCGTCGGGACAAATGTGGAATATCAGTATCGTCGGGCAATGGCAGAGCAGGTGCCGGTTCACTTTGAACACCGCTACTACAGCCCGCCGGATTACGATATCTGGCTAGAAATCCACGCTTACCCTTCGGAACAAGGACTCGGTATTTTTTATCGAGACATCACCGATCGCAAACGAGCAGAACTGAACGACCAGTTTCTCAATCAACTAGACATACGGCTACGCCAACTTCCCACGGCTGAGGCAATGGCAGAGGAGACGGTTAACAGTATAGGCGAGTTCTTGAATGTCGCTCATTGTCTGTGGAGCGTGATTGATTTAGATCAGGGATTAGCGATCGTCGAGCACGATTGGCGACAACCAGGAATTCCTAGTTTAGTTGGAACCCATCGAATATCAGATTTTATTTTGCCAAGTCTCATCGACCTTTACCAAGCAGGACAACCTGCTGTTGCTCCGGATATCACGACCTATCCCTATACCGCCCCTTTCAGTGAACATTTGCTTTCCCTAAACATCTATGCTTTTTTGTCCATTCCTTGTATTCATGAAGGACGCTGGGTGGCGATGCTCTTCGTTAATAGCACCACTGTTCGGCAGTGGCGATCGGATGAAGTGACACTGCTGCAAGAAGTGGTGGCGCGGCTCTGGTCGCTGATCGAGTATACGAGAGCCGTTCAAGAACTGCGCCAAAGCGAAGCCCAATTTCGCCAACTGGCAGACGCGATGCCACAACAGGTTTGGATGACGGATGCTCAGGGTCTCACTCAATATGTGAATCAGCAGTGGACGGATTACACCGGACTGACCATTGAGCAAACCCATGATATTCGCTATGTGACTCAAGTAATTCACCCCGATGACTTCGAGGCAACCAGTGAACGCTGGCAGACTGCTTTAATGACCGGAATGCCTTATCAGGCTGAATTTCGCTTAAAGCACCAGGCGACTGATGCGTATCGTTGGTTTCTCTCGCGGGCGATCGCCATCCGCAACGAACAGGGGCAAATTGTGCAATGGTTTGGCACCAGTACAGACATTGAAGAGTTCAGACGCGCTCAAGCCGAACGAGAACAGCTTTTGGCACGAGAGCAAATGGCGCGTGAACAGGCAGAAACGGCGAACCGTATTAAGGACGAGTTTTTAGCGGTGCTATCCCATGAACTGCGATCGCCATTGAACCCGATTCTGGGTTGGTCAAAGCTTTTACAGCAAGGCAAGCTTGATGCGACAAAAACAAAAACCGCTCTGGACACGATCAATCGCAACGCCCAGCTTCAGGTGCAGTTAATTGACGATCTACTCGACATCTCCCGCATTCTGCGAGGCAAGCTTAGTCTGAATGTGCTGCCCGTTGATCTGAGTGCAGTCATCTCAGCCGCTCTGGAAACCGTTCATCTTGCTGCCGAAGCCAAATCGATCGATTTACGATTTACGATTTTGGATTCTGGATTGGAAGAAAATCCAAAATCGCAAGTTTTGGGTGATGCTGGACGATTGCAGCAAGTGATTTGGAATTTGTTGTCGAATGCTGTCAAATTCACTCCTCATGGTGGACGGGTGGAAGTAAAGTTGGCAACGGATGAAATAGATACTTCATCTGCTTCCCCTGTTTCAAAATCCGTTGCTCAAATTACCGTCAGCGATACAGGCAAAGGCATTAAACCAGACTTTTTGCCCTACGTGTTTGAGCATTTTCGGCAAGAAGATGGCGCGACGACTCGTAAATTTGGCGGCTTAGGGTTGGGGTTGGCGATCGCTCGTCAGATCGTGGAAATGCACGGTGGACAGATTTACGTAGAGAGTCCGGGTGAAGAGCAAGGTGCTACATTCACCGTACAACTACCCCTTGCGGCTCATCTCAGCGAACTGCCATCTTCAGAAGCATCCTCACCTGCCACGAGTGACTTGAACGGCATTTGCATTTTAGTGGTGGATGATGAAGCCGATTCGCGGGAGATTGTCGCGTTTGTCCTAGAACAAGCAGGTGCAGTCGTCACCAGTGCCTCGTCTGGAATTGAAGCACTGCAAATCATTGAGCAGTCTGCTCCTGATGTGATCGTCAGTGATATTGGAATGCCGGAGATGGATGGCTATATGCTGCTCCAACAAATTCGCTCTTTAGACTTGCATAGCGACTCGATCGAGCAAGGAAAGCGAATTCCAGCTATTGCCTTAACTGCCTACGCCGGAGAATATGACCGACAACAGGCGATCGCCGCTGGATTCCAGCAGCATATTCCAAAACCCGTTGATCCAGAAACACTGGTGAGCGCGATTTGTACCTTGTGCAGCGGTTCATCTAACTCAGAAACAGGATAG
- a CDS encoding PAS domain S-box protein, translated as MAQPKAVENQHLNAGMHRRSSLKQQLWNYAVAIALVLMALLLMLVLDPYIQVKNTTFLIFHTALVLAAWYGGRNTGILATVLSAFLATYFFGDPIFSLNVTFASGARILIFVLQGILISVLVGALRTAQQQSKQSLKLQEAVFCEQQAVLRELQQTEVALRDSEARFQGLVSNLPGMVYRYAPCADGTEVFTYVSSGSHELTELSPETILQDAGAFLALIHPDDLPSFRESVAIAVENAIWQWEGRIITRSGQLKWIQGRSRPQQTEDGEVWDGLLVDITDRKQAEEALRRSEERQAFLLKLNDTLRPLMDVEEIQYQAACVLGEYLGASRVGYAEDQADGDTIVVTQNYTNGVPGIEGRYRYDDYGAELLREFQAGRTVVRSNIANDPMLTDAEKAAHAVLQLGATVNVPLLKAGRLVAVLFAHYPVAHSWTEAEVSLIQEVVDRIWAAVERARAEAALRQSEERYRTLFESMDEGFCTIEMIFDADDRPIDYRFLITNPAFDRQTGTENAQGRTVREIAPNHEAYWFEIYGNIALTGEARRFENRAEEFHRWYDVHAFRVGEPDLRRVGILFNDITERKQSEAILQESETRFRTLADNMAQFAWMADETGWIFWYNQRWFDYTGTTLEEMQGWGWQQVHHPEHVDRVVERIRHCFETGEVWEDTFPLRGHDGQFRWFLSRAMPIHNDRGEVVRWFGTNTDITDRLEIEAALRDRENMLGGIVGSITDALMMFDNDWRYTFVNEEFLHRIGMSLTDVLGQNVWELFPDAVGNTAYTQLHRAMAERIPVEYEVFYEPYHRWYSDKAYPTPDGGLTVYSQDITDRKQAEIELQISQERLQLALSSAKLGMWFWDIEPDTLIWTERCKALFGLPLDDSAIAYADFMAVLHPDDRERTHEAVVRAIEERADYDIEYRAVWQDGSVHWIASKGSCVFDAAGKAVRMNGVVIDIDDRKQAEENLRDREAQLASEASALVRLNEASSRLWRKLSLSEGLQEMLVATIELLGADMGNIQLLDADQGILRIAVQQGFKQDFLDFFREVSAEDDSACGRTLRSGERTIIEDVETDAPFAPFRPVARAAGYRAVQSTPLMGRDGILLGMLSTHWRSPHRPSEQDLRRLDLYVRQAADFIESIRAETALRESEELLSSTFSGVEGAITVSEVLADDEFRFLSANRVCVEWSGVPLEKWIGSRSQDILSPQEAEAVCERYRSAVRTGQVVKYEERLTLPAGEIWTYTAVTPLRDPDGRITRVVATSIDITERKQAEAALRESEENLQAALEGGQMGAWAWNPMTNTTTRDRRVLELFGLDSEATMGDTTPIFDRIHPDDRSSVIAALEAAQQPGGEYRAEFRVLLPDGKTRWLAGAGRARFNAQGRATRVYGVNFDITERQQAAQEREQLLEREQTAREQAEAANRIKDEFLAVLSHELRSPLNPILGWSKLLQKGNLNPAKTKTALATIERNAQLQAQLIDDLLDIARILRGKLSLNEAAVDLGVVISSALETVRLAAEAKALHVKVNLPTQVRTAMGDAGRLQQVVWNLLSNAVKFTPQGGQITVALTQSESYAQIQVTDTGKGIHPDFLPYVFEHFRQEDGATTRKFGGLGLGLAIARQIVELHGGTIAVESAGEGQGATFTVQLPLAPLTDQQPPSESASIEIEDLSGIRIWVVDDEIDSREFVAFVLEQAGANVASFSSGIEVLQAIEQTIPDLIVSDIGMPEMDGYMLLQQIRSSDQGRHIPAIALTAYAGEFDRQQALQAGFQQHIAKPVEPAQIVTSVARLCDQKGGTAA; from the coding sequence TCGTGCTAATGGCGCTGCTGTTGATGCTGGTGCTTGATCCCTACATTCAGGTTAAAAATACGACATTTTTGATTTTCCATACTGCACTGGTGCTGGCTGCCTGGTATGGCGGACGCAATACTGGGATTCTAGCCACTGTATTATCAGCATTTCTGGCAACCTATTTTTTTGGCGATCCAATTTTCAGCTTGAATGTGACCTTTGCCAGTGGCGCAAGAATTTTGATATTTGTCCTTCAGGGCATTTTGATTAGTGTTTTAGTGGGAGCATTACGCACGGCACAACAACAGAGCAAACAGAGCTTAAAACTTCAGGAAGCGGTATTTTGTGAACAGCAAGCCGTCCTACGGGAACTCCAACAAACGGAGGTAGCCCTGCGCGACAGTGAAGCGAGATTTCAGGGATTGGTCAGCAACCTGCCTGGAATGGTCTATCGCTATGCTCCTTGTGCAGATGGTACAGAGGTGTTCACGTATGTCAGTTCTGGTTCCCACGAGTTAACTGAATTGTCACCAGAAACCATTCTCCAGGATGCGGGTGCGTTTCTGGCGTTGATTCATCCCGATGATTTGCCCTCGTTTCGAGAGTCAGTGGCGATCGCCGTTGAGAATGCTATCTGGCAATGGGAAGGACGCATCATTACCCGATCGGGACAATTGAAGTGGATTCAAGGTCGTTCCCGTCCCCAGCAAACTGAAGATGGAGAGGTGTGGGATGGGTTGTTGGTTGATATTACTGATCGCAAACAAGCAGAAGAAGCCCTGCGGCGCAGCGAAGAGCGGCAGGCTTTCTTACTGAAGCTCAACGACACGCTTCGACCCCTTATGGATGTTGAAGAAATCCAGTATCAAGCGGCTTGTGTCTTGGGTGAATATTTGGGGGCAAGCCGAGTAGGATATGCCGAGGATCAGGCAGATGGTGATACGATCGTGGTGACGCAAAACTACACGAACGGTGTACCTGGGATCGAAGGGCGCTATCGTTACGACGACTATGGTGCGGAGCTTTTACGAGAATTCCAAGCTGGACGCACGGTGGTTCGCAGCAACATCGCCAATGACCCAATGCTGACCGATGCCGAGAAAGCGGCTCATGCTGTCCTGCAATTGGGAGCAACCGTGAATGTGCCGTTGCTGAAGGCAGGTCGTCTGGTCGCGGTTCTTTTTGCCCATTACCCGGTGGCGCATTCCTGGACGGAGGCGGAGGTATCGCTGATTCAAGAAGTGGTCGATCGCATTTGGGCAGCGGTGGAACGGGCACGGGCTGAAGCGGCTCTGCGCCAATCGGAGGAACGCTACCGGACATTGTTTGAGTCGATGGATGAGGGATTCTGCACTATTGAGATGATTTTTGATGCGGACGATCGCCCCATTGATTACCGATTTTTGATTACCAATCCTGCCTTCGATCGACAAACAGGCACCGAAAACGCCCAGGGCAGAACAGTCCGCGAAATCGCGCCTAACCATGAAGCCTACTGGTTTGAAATTTATGGAAACATTGCTTTGACAGGCGAAGCAAGGCGATTTGAAAATCGGGCTGAGGAATTTCACCGCTGGTATGACGTTCATGCCTTCCGCGTTGGAGAACCAGACCTGAGGCGAGTCGGCATATTATTTAACGACATTACAGAACGCAAACAGTCTGAAGCAATACTACAAGAAAGCGAAACTCGGTTCCGCACATTGGCAGACAATATGGCTCAGTTTGCTTGGATGGCAGACGAAACGGGCTGGATTTTCTGGTACAACCAGCGCTGGTTTGACTATACGGGCACAACCCTGGAAGAAATGCAGGGCTGGGGCTGGCAGCAGGTTCATCACCCCGAACACGTCGATCGCGTGGTGGAACGTATTCGCCATTGTTTTGAAACGGGTGAAGTTTGGGAAGACACTTTCCCGCTACGGGGTCACGACGGGCAATTTCGCTGGTTCTTATCACGTGCGATGCCCATCCACAACGATCGAGGTGAAGTCGTGCGCTGGTTTGGCACCAATACCGACATCACCGATCGCCTGGAAATTGAAGCTGCTTTGCGCGATCGCGAAAATATGCTCGGTGGCATCGTTGGCAGCATCACCGACGCGCTGATGATGTTTGACAACGACTGGCGGTATACCTTCGTCAACGAAGAATTTTTGCACCGGATCGGCATGAGCCTGACTGACGTGCTTGGGCAGAACGTTTGGGAGCTGTTTCCAGATGCCGTCGGCAATACCGCCTACACCCAACTGCACCGGGCGATGGCAGAACGTATCCCCGTTGAATATGAGGTTTTCTACGAGCCGTATCACCGCTGGTATAGCGACAAGGCATATCCCACTCCCGATGGCGGTTTGACCGTTTATTCCCAGGATATCACCGATCGCAAGCAAGCAGAAATAGAATTACAGATCAGCCAAGAGCGGCTACAACTGGCGCTCTCATCTGCCAAGCTGGGAATGTGGTTTTGGGACATTGAACCCGACACACTGATCTGGACTGAGCGCTGTAAAGCCCTATTTGGATTACCGCTGGATGACTCTGCGATCGCGTATGCAGACTTTATGGCAGTTTTGCATCCTGATGATCGCGAACGCACACACGAAGCGGTGGTTCGTGCGATAGAGGAGCGGGCAGACTATGACATCGAGTACCGCGCTGTCTGGCAAGATGGCTCCGTGCATTGGATTGCCTCTAAAGGCTCCTGTGTTTTTGATGCAGCGGGTAAAGCCGTCCGGATGAACGGGGTTGTGATTGACATTGACGATCGCAAACAAGCCGAAGAAAATCTGCGCGATCGCGAAGCTCAATTGGCATCCGAAGCCAGTGCGCTCGTTCGGCTAAACGAAGCCAGTTCGCGACTGTGGCGCAAGCTCAGCTTAAGTGAGGGACTTCAGGAAATGCTGGTTGCCACAATCGAACTGCTCGGTGCGGATATGGGCAACATCCAACTCCTTGATGCTGATCAAGGAATTCTTCGCATCGCGGTTCAGCAAGGCTTTAAGCAAGACTTCCTCGATTTCTTCCGTGAAGTATCAGCAGAGGATGACTCAGCTTGCGGCAGGACGCTGCGCTCCGGCGAACGTACCATTATCGAAGATGTCGAGACAGATGCGCCTTTTGCCCCATTCCGTCCAGTGGCGCGTGCGGCTGGCTATCGCGCTGTGCAGTCTACGCCGCTGATGGGTCGAGATGGCATCCTGTTGGGAATGCTTTCGACGCATTGGCGATCGCCCCATCGACCGAGTGAGCAAGATTTGCGCCGACTCGATCTGTATGTGCGGCAGGCAGCAGACTTCATCGAGTCGATTCGTGCTGAAACTGCCTTGCGCGAATCGGAAGAATTGCTTTCCAGCACATTTTCGGGTGTTGAGGGCGCGATTACCGTTTCGGAAGTGTTGGCAGACGACGAGTTCCGGTTCCTCAGCGCGAACCGGGTCTGTGTCGAATGGTCGGGCGTACCTTTGGAAAAATGGATTGGCAGCCGCTCGCAAGATATTCTTTCGCCTCAAGAAGCGGAGGCGGTTTGTGAACGATACCGCAGTGCAGTACGGACAGGGCAGGTCGTCAAATACGAGGAACGGCTCACCTTGCCAGCCGGAGAAATCTGGACTTACACCGCCGTTACGCCTTTGCGTGACCCAGACGGGCGAATCACGCGCGTGGTTGCAACCAGCATTGACATCACCGAACGCAAACAAGCCGAAGCGGCACTGCGCGAAAGCGAAGAAAATCTGCAAGCCGCGCTCGAAGGTGGGCAGATGGGCGCGTGGGCATGGAACCCAATGACGAATACGACGACCCGCGATCGGCGTGTGCTGGAACTCTTTGGGCTTGACTCCGAGGCAACAATGGGCGATACCACACCGATTTTCGATCGCATTCATCCAGATGATCGATCGAGCGTGATCGCAGCGCTGGAAGCGGCACAGCAGCCGGGTGGTGAGTACCGCGCCGAGTTCCGTGTGCTGCTCCCCGATGGAAAAACGCGCTGGCTGGCTGGAGCGGGGCGGGCACGTTTCAATGCCCAGGGCCGTGCGACACGAGTTTACGGTGTCAACTTCGACATCACCGAGCGTCAGCAAGCAGCGCAAGAGCGGGAGCAATTGCTAGAACGAGAACAGACCGCACGAGAACAAGCCGAAGCTGCGAACCGAATCAAAGATGAGTTTCTGGCAGTGTTGTCCCATGAACTGCGATCGCCCCTCAATCCGATTCTCGGCTGGTCAAAACTCTTGCAGAAAGGGAATCTTAATCCAGCAAAAACCAAAACCGCATTGGCAACAATCGAACGCAACGCCCAACTCCAGGCGCAACTGATTGATGACCTCCTCGATATTGCTCGGATTCTGCGCGGTAAATTGAGCTTGAATGAGGCAGCCGTTGATTTAGGTGTCGTCATTTCGTCTGCTCTAGAAACCGTTCGTCTAGCCGCTGAAGCCAAGGCGCTGCACGTTAAGGTCAACTTGCCAACACAGGTCAGAACCGCAATGGGCGATGCCGGACGATTGCAGCAAGTAGTGTGGAATCTGTTGTCAAATGCGGTGAAGTTCACGCCCCAAGGTGGTCAAATTACCGTTGCATTAACCCAATCGGAATCCTATGCCCAAATTCAAGTGACTGATACGGGTAAAGGCATTCATCCTGACTTTTTGCCCTACGTGTTCGAGCATTTCCGGCAAGAAGATGGCGCGACGACGCGCAAGTTTGGTGGATTGGGATTAGGATTGGCGATCGCTCGTCAAATCGTGGAACTACATGGCGGAACGATCGCCGTTGAGAGTGCCGGAGAAGGGCAAGGGGCAACGTTTACCGTCCAGCTTCCCCTTGCACCGCTCACCGATCAACAACCCCCTTCAGAGTCTGCCTCCATTGAGATCGAGGATTTGAGTGGTATTCGTATTTGGGTTGTGGATGATGAAATCGATTCGCGGGAATTTGTTGCATTTGTCTTAGAGCAAGCCGGTGCAAACGTTGCCAGTTTTTCCTCTGGAATTGAGGTACTGCAAGCCATTGAGCAGACTATACCTGACTTGATCGTGAGCGACATCGGAATGCCGGAGATGGATGGGTATATGCTGCTGCAACAGATTCGGTCAAGCGATCAAGGCAGGCATATTCCAGCGATCGCCCTGACTGCCTACGCCGGAGAGTTCGATCGCCAACAAGCATTACAGGCTGGATTTCAGCAACACATCGCGAAACCCGTTGAGCCAGCACAAATTGTGACAAGCGTTGCCCGTTTGTGTGACCAGAAGGGAGGCACCGCAGCATGA